Proteins from one Romboutsia sp. CE17 genomic window:
- a CDS encoding PTS mannose/fructose/sorbose/N-acetylgalactosamine transporter subunit IIC — protein MDLGFGQIALILIVTMIAAVDQYSFLESIYRPIVIGPIIGAIMGDLKTGLMIGASYELMMIGAMPVGGAQPPNPVIGGIMATVFGISLNLDVSAALPLAIPFALLGQYAVTALFTVVSPLMVKADKYAQESNPAGIVKLNYLTMGLLALLFALIVLAGLVAGSAVGEQLTSKVPAWVSTGLSAAGKMMPALGFGMLLRVMYSKELAMFLFVGFVFVAYMQLPLLAVALIGVAIAVYDFQMNTRNIPKVKEADTDGI, from the coding sequence TTTTGGTCAAATCGCATTAATACTTATTGTAACAATGATAGCAGCCGTAGACCAATATAGTTTCTTAGAGTCTATTTATAGACCTATAGTAATTGGACCGATAATAGGAGCTATCATGGGAGATTTAAAAACAGGACTTATGATAGGTGCATCATATGAACTTATGATGATAGGGGCAATGCCAGTTGGAGGTGCTCAACCACCAAATCCCGTTATAGGAGGAATAATGGCAACAGTATTTGGCATAAGCTTAAATTTAGATGTTTCAGCAGCATTACCACTTGCAATACCATTTGCTTTACTGGGTCAATACGCAGTTACAGCTTTATTTACAGTAGTATCTCCATTAATGGTTAAGGCTGATAAATATGCACAAGAAAGTAATCCAGCAGGAATAGTAAAATTAAATTATTTAACAATGGGATTACTAGCATTATTATTTGCTTTAATAGTGCTTGCAGGATTAGTTGCAGGTTCTGCAGTAGGAGAGCAATTAACTAGCAAAGTACCAGCTTGGGTATCCACAGGATTATCAGCAGCAGGAAAGATGATGCCAGCTCTAGGATTTGGTATGTTACTAAGAGTAATGTATAGTAAAGAGTTAGCAATGTTCTTATTTGTAGGATTTGTATTTGTTGCATATATGCAATTACCATTATTAGCAGTAGCGCTTATAGGTGTTGCTATAGCTGTATATGACTTCCAAATGAATACAAGAAATATA